Proteins co-encoded in one Alphaproteobacteria bacterium genomic window:
- a CDS encoding response regulator — protein MKKCLVVDDNVNNRMVARFIMEDLGFVAEEVSAADEAAAMLLVEQFDVVLLDWMMPQMDGVDYLTRLRQDERLQDLKVIICSAKERDANLATVLEAGANGFLAKPLTLDSVEKQLKELGVL, from the coding sequence ATGAAAAAATGTTTAGTGGTAGATGATAACGTCAATAACCGCATGGTGGCGCGGTTTATCATGGAAGATTTAGGGTTCGTTGCAGAAGAAGTCAGCGCTGCTGATGAAGCAGCAGCGATGTTGCTGGTCGAACAGTTTGACGTAGTGTTACTGGATTGGATGATGCCACAAATGGATGGCGTTGATTATCTAACACGACTGCGGCAGGACGAGCGTTTGCAGGATCTTAAAGTGATTATCTGTTCCGCTAAGGAACGTGATGCGAATCTAGCAACAGTGTTGGAAGCGGGCGCGAATGGGTTTCTTGCCAAACCACTCACGCTCGATTCAGTTGAAAAGCAGCTTAAAGAGCTGGGCGTTCTCTAG